The Trichoplusia ni isolate ovarian cell line Hi5 chromosome 25, tn1, whole genome shotgun sequence genome includes a region encoding these proteins:
- the LOC113505383 gene encoding protein artichoke-like: MDFRICLLITTLIMFTEQCTVTFINNKCRYNMVCVNTLDNNNQGWNRFRHDPYNRPMNMDEVDMEACSRHITYGGYELDPVYLVFRHKIKDLDTSKPVPITYDYGGQGIVNVIYSLDLSDNNYDYTPVLKSMQNLALLDLSKNQLTTAVLSNLYALNSLKEIDLSYNTISEIQVNTFDHPYSSLNKINLSHNYLVKIPDAVFDRFGYLETLDLSHNYIEGLSPFSFEGIKSLLHLNMSNNRLSDINSSLFRFSELKVLSLSNNRIKNLKLVDFEKLNKLEVLDLSSNAIQTFEFNLFQNMLQLYSLDLRNNVLDVLNKDTFTNLQYLSSIDLSRNKFKSLPKGLFKNKTVNTFSITDNLLEGSLSRGMFDGVNVTRLDLSNQFLSAIEDYAFCDLVRLDTLLLNNNGISSISSNSFKTIRSLEQLDLSNNQIVSIDFQKDDLSNLRSLLLRNNRLAQIKHEHFLDLSNLEYLDLSENAITQLAPSSFKSLRNLINLRISSNPLSGTLETDTFDGLVSLPTLDISCNLLETIQNASFNDMAELKELNMSRSEIKELQYNVFVHTGYIETLDLSYNKLETFSVNMSELVGLSTLFLNNNLIKTILPSSLYGLSRLGRISLANNLIENLNNDTFDNLVDLRNVDLSNNEKLNFHVGLFERTKNLETINLSGVQTDIDFADISDAPILEVMMSDSGLHNISLLNLRGLTHLSTLILSNNSVSELLAADFSGLGTLRHLDLIHNKISFIQPGTFKDNSLLLTLNISHNSLSAIGYGIFRGLIYLDILDLSYNNIQDLLSERFYEVKSLSQLIVDHNRIDSVNAEEFAGTSLVKLSIGDNPLPCHILVKLKKYGTPFKITAIKLDEHNGENIDGVTCNKDYDSAQTKGPETVDNRNDILIDIRNILYMMNNNSKTVRESKDNNYLQNFTKELEKINTSNNEKFSNLVNFSMNVVNINNDTNMILQKILNSLNENTAVTTTTVFTPIHNENKTIDFIPYVNKVKEELEKTIADEKQGVIDEIEKRLSMYHYQTESLPTSPNNEKLVSHDVNVNTKSFFTETCVALILLILVGLVLYKFYKSRMYIRNRLSFSTRELPGAMENSAL; the protein is encoded by the exons ATGGATTTTAGAATAT GCCTCCTCATCACAACCCTTATCATGTTCACGGAGCAATGCACTGTGACCTTCATCAACAACAAGTGTCGCTACAACATGGTCTGCGTCAACACCCTTGACAACAACAACCAAGGCTGGAACAGATTCCGTCACGACCCATACAACAGACCCATGAACATGGACGAAGTTGACATGGAAGCCTGCTCAAGACACATAACGTACGGAGGATATGAACTAGACCCCGTCTATCTCGTCTTTCGTCACAAAATCAAAGATCTCGACACATCTAAACCAGTTCCGATAACCTACGATTATGGCGGACAAGGTATCGTCAACGTCATTTATTCCCTAGACTTGAGTGATAACAACTATGACTACACACCAGTTCTGAAGAGCATGCAGAATCTCGCGTTACTTGACTTGTCAAAGAACCAGCTGACTACAGCTGTACTGTCGAATTTGTACGCATTGAATAGCCTGAAGGAAATCGATTTATCATACAATACAATAAGTGAAATCCAAGTGAATACGTTCGACCACCCTTACAGTAGTCTGAACAAAATAAACCTCTCCCATAATTACTTGGTAAAAATTCCGGATGCTGTGTTCGATAGGTTTGGTTATTTGGAAACTTTGGATTTGTCTCACAACTACATTGAAGGCTTGAGTCCATTTAGTTTCGAAGGCATCAAGAGTTTGTTGCACCTAAATATGTCAAACAACCGCCTTTCAGACATCAACTCTTCTCTATTCAGATTCAGTGAATTGAAAGTTTTAAGTCTAAGtaacaatagaataaaaaatctaaagctAGTTGATTtcgaaaaattaaacaaacttgaAGTTCTTGATTTAAGCTCTAACGCTATACAAacgtttgaatttaatttgtttcaaaacatGCTTCAGTTGTACAGTCTGGATTTAAGAAACAATGTTCTAGATGTTTTAAACAAAGACACATTCactaatttacaatatttaagtagTATCGATCTTTCGAGGAATAAATTTAAGTCTTTGCCTAAAggattgtttaaaaataaaaccgtaaaTACTTTCTCTATTACGGACAATTTGTTAGAGGGCTCTTTGTCTAGAGGCATGTTCGATGGTGTGAATGTTACAAGATTAGATTTGAGTAACCAATTTTTGTCAGCAATAGAAGATTACGCTTTTTGTGATCTAGTCAGACTTGATACACTGCTTCTCAATAACAATGGAATCAGTTCTATATCCAgtaacagttttaaaactataagaaGTTTGGAACAGCTAGACTTATCAAATAACCAGATAGTGAGTATCGATTTCCAGAAAGATGATCTTTCTAACTTACGGTCGCTCTTACTTAGGAACAATCGTTTAGCACAAATAAAACACGAACATTTTCTAGATCTAagtaatttagaatatttagatCTTTCTGAAAACGCTATAACCCAGTTGGCTCCTAGTTCCTTTAAATCGTTGAGGAATTTGATCAATCTGAGAATTTCTAGCAATCCTTTATCTGGTACACTTGAAACCGATACGTTTGATGGCTTAGTTTCATTGCCTACCCTCGACATTTCTTGTAATCTGTTGGAAACCATACAAAATGCCTCTTTCAATGATATGGCTGAATTAAAAGAGCTTAATATGTCTAGAAGTGAAATAAAGGAGCTGCAGTACAATGTATTTGTTCATACTGGGTACATAGAAACCTTGGACCTGTCTTACAATAAATTAGAGACTTTTTCTGTAAATATGTCTGAACTGGTTGGACTAAGTACGTTAttcttaaataacaatttaattaaaactattttacctaGTTCTTTATACGGTTTATCTCGTTTAGGCCGAATTAGTCTAGCTAACAATCTAATAGAAAACCTCAACAACGATACATTTGATAATCTTGTCGATTTACGAAACGTTGATTTGtcgaataatgaaaaattaaatttccatGTTGGATTATTTGAAAGAACTAAAAACTTGGAAACTATAAATTTGTCGGGGGTCCAAACAGATATAGATTTCGCGGATATTAGTGATGCCCCGATTCTGGAAGTTATGATGTCTGACTCGGGTTTGcataatattagtttgttgAATCTTAGAGGACTGACACATTTGAGCACTTTAATTTTGAGCAACAACAGTGTATCTGAGTTACTTGCAGCAGACTTTTCAGGTTTGGGTACACTTAGGCACTTAGATttaattcacaataaaatatctttcattCAACCGGGAACGTTCAAAGACAACTCTCTTTTGTTAACTCTTAACATTTCTCATAATTCATTATCAGCTATTGGCTACGGAATTTTCCGTGgccttatttatttagatattctAGATTTATCGTACAATAATATACAGGATTTGTTAAGCGAAAGATTTTATGAAGTTAAAAGTCTCTCGCAGTTAATCGTGGATCATAATAGAATTGATTCTGTGAATGCCGAAGAGTTCGCAGGAACTAGTCTTGTAAAACTAAGTATTGGTGATAATCCTTTGCCTTGCCACATTCTTGTAAAACTTAAGAAATACGGAACCCCATTCAAAATAACAGCTATTAAATTAGATGAACATAATGGGGAAAATATAGACGGAGTTACATGTAATAAGGATTATGATTCAGCACAGACGAAAGGGCCTGAAACTGTAGACAATAGAAATGATATTCTTATTGACATTAGAAATATCTTATACATGATGAATAACAACTCTAAAACAGTGAGAGAATCAAAAgataataactatttacaaaattttacaaaagaacttgaaaaaataaacacaagtaacaatgaaaaattttcaaatttagtcAACTTCAGTATGAACgttgtaaatataaacaatgacACAAACATGATACTTCAAAAAATCCTGAATTCTTTGAACGAAAACACAGCTGTTACGACAACGACTGTTTTCACTCCAATTCATAACGAAAACAAAACCATTGATTTCATTccttatgtaaataaagtaaaggAAGAATTGGAAAAGACAATAGCTGACGAAAAGCAAGGCGTTATTGATGAGATCGAAAAGAGGTTGTCTATGTACCATTATCAAACAGAATCTCTACCAACTAGCCCTAACAATGAGAAATTAGTTTCACACGATGTAAATGTTAATACTAAATCATTCTTCACAGAGACTTGTGtagcattaatattattaatcttaGTCGGGTTAgttttatacaagttttataaatCTAGGATGTACATTCGGAATAGATTGTCGTTTAGCACAAGGGAATTGCCAGGCGCCATGGAGAATTCTGCATTGTGA